From a single Solanum dulcamara chromosome 4, daSolDulc1.2, whole genome shotgun sequence genomic region:
- the LOC129887525 gene encoding probable leucine-rich repeat receptor-like protein kinase At1g35710, whose translation MARHGHLPSVFLLIFSLSLIQSVLVHSKTLKRDVKALNEIKASLGWRVVYAWVGDDPCGDGDLPPWSGVTCSTQGDYRVVTELEVYAVSIVGPFPTAVTNLLDLTRLDLHNNKLTGPLPSQIGRLKRLKILNVRWNKLQDVIPPEIGELKQLTHLYLSFNNFKGEIPKELANLPELRYLHLHENHFTGRIPPELGTLQYLRHLDVGNNRLVGTIRELIRIEGCFPVLRNLYLNNNYLTGGIPAQLANLTNLEILYLSYNKMTGVIPYSIAHIPKLTYLYLDHNQFSGRIPDAFYKHPFLKEMYIEENTFRPGVKPIGPHKVLELSDADFLV comes from the exons ATGGCTCGCCATGGGCATCTACCTTCTGTATTTCTCCTGATCTTCTCGTTATCCTTGATTCAAAGCGTTCTCGTTCACTCTAAAACCCTCAAACGTGACG TGAAAGCTTTGAATGAAATTAAGGCATCCCTTGGATGGAGAGTGGTGTATGCATGGGTTGGAGATGATCCTTGTGGAGATGGTGATTTACCTCCATGGTCTGGTGTTACATGTTCCACGCAGGGTGATTATAGAGTAGTTACTGAATT GGAGGTTTATGCAGTTTCAATTGTTGGCCCATTTCCTACAGCTGTCACTAATTTATTGGATCTTACTAGACT GGATCTGCATAATAACAAGCTGACTGGCCCTCTTCCTTCTCAAATTGGGCGATTGAAGCGTCTTAAAATATT AAACGTAAGGTGGAATAAGCTGCAAGATGTCATTCCACCTGAAATAGGTGAACTAAAGCAATTAACACATCT CTACCTAAGTTTTAATAATTTCAAAGGCGAAATACCTAAGGAGCTTGCTAATCTTCCTGAACTTCGTTATCTCCATCTGCATGAAAATCATTTTACTGGACGAATTCCACCTGAACTGGGTACCTTACAGTATCTTCGACACCT GGATGTTGGTAACAATCGTTTGGTTGGAACTATAAGAGAACTCATACGTATTGAAGGATGTTTTCCGGTTCTTCGCAACCT AtacttaaataataattatcttACCGGAGGCATTCCAGCGCAACTTGCAAATCTGACGAACTTGGAGATCTT ATATCTATCCTACAACAAGATGACAGGAGTTATACCATATAGCATTGCTCATATTCCTAAGTTAACTTACTT GTATCTCGACCACAATCAATTTTCTGGAAGGATTCCAGATGCCTTCTACAAACACCCTTTCTTGAAGGAAAT GTACATTGAAGAGAACACGTTCCGGCCTGGTGTAAAACCAATCGGCCCTCACAAAGTGCTAGAACTTTCGGATGCAGATTTCCTTGTTTAG